The Argentina anserina chromosome 3, drPotAnse1.1, whole genome shotgun sequence genome includes a region encoding these proteins:
- the LOC126788974 gene encoding protein REBELOTE, with protein sequence MGKLGKKARKFSKKNLQSVERRNRKSKPTFKKRGPKRNEQDGGKELKKKDAVELSKERNTGVEYIDNTPLDAIFREDDSDAFGDESDSDGYLSEDTSEMHLADSEIENKQEGILDGSGSALSIQNAEIQIELVKTTKKLNKLKEKDPEFANFLDSYHKEHEQFRNKDYADEDEDGMSDDNSQPENVDGVNFNWGKLLTSSSIDSLCELVTEQQNVSALTILLNGYRAGCHYGAESNKFFDAYTSHGIQNSETLSKILIFVLNEADSTFRGLMGIASSNSKKEKSVDLKKNTKWGTFKPLIKSYLRSTLFLLNQVDDSEILAFSLARIRASMTFFIVFPSLLHRLIKITVHLWATGRGTLSSLSFLIIQDVASLCRSDYFDTCFVKTYKAFLGHCQFVEPSLFQHIEFLRNSIIDLCSVDVQKASSKVLVCIQQLSKIMQQGLRTKSKEAVKKICSWQYTSCIDLWVMFVSANVQDYDLQQSLYMLIQIINGVAVLFSGPRYLPLRIKCIQWLNHLSFSSGIFIPVVSFVLDILEYKISKDGAKPEKALNQLSSVKLPKHWLKSRNFQEQCALSAIELLSAHLSQWSHHISFPDLATIPLICLKKFHDTTTIESSKRVVKRFIDQVEQNIEFVRKKRDESAFSPTDQQSADLFLQHEKQIGNTPFTQYYKSIMDKAASRNFTLNEKFSEAKELKKMKRKMQVPQNNSLPGDKSKHPEKRKGMADINAGRKRKMKKEATEGQVV encoded by the exons ATGGGGAAACTGGGGAAGAAGGCCAGGAAGTTCTCCAAGAAGAATCTTCAGTCTGTGGAGAGAAGAAACCGCAAGTCCAAGCCCACCTTCAAAAAGAGAGGTCCCAAAA GAAATGAGCAGGATGGTGGGAAAgagttgaagaagaaggaCGCCGTAGAGCTGTCGAAAGAGAG AAATACTGGAGTGGAATACATTGACAACACTCCTCTCGACGCAATATTCCGTGAAGATGACAGTGATGCATTTGGGGATGAATCAGACAGTGATGGGTATCTTTCAGAG GACACTAGTGAAATGCATCTTGCTGATAGTGAAATTGAGAATAAACAAGAAG GGATCCTTGATGGTAGTGGTAGTGCCTTATCTATTCAGAATGCGGAAATTCAAATAGAACTTGTGAAGACAACAAAAAAACTAAACAAGTTGAAGGAGAAG GACCCCGAATTCGCTAACTTTCTTGATAGCTATCATAAGGAGCATGAACAGTTCAGAAACAAAGAT TATGCGGACGAGGATGAGGATGGGATGAGTGATGATAATTCGCAGCCAGAGAATGTAGATggtgtaaattttaattgggGCAAGTTGCTGACAAGCTCCTCTATTGATTCCTTGTGTGAACTAGTCACAGAGCAACAAAATGTGTCTGCACTTACTATTCTATTGAATGGGTATCGGGCTGGATGCCACTATGGAGCAGAATCAAATAAATTCTTTGATGCGTATACAAGCCATGGAATTCAGAATAGTGAAACCCTTAGCAAGATATTGATTTTCGTGCTTAACGAAGCTGATAGCACATTTAGGGGACTAATGGGCATAGCAAGCTCAAattccaaaaaagaaaagagtgtGGATTTGAAGAAGAATACCAAATGGGGTACTTTTAAGCCATTAATAAAATCTTACCTGAGGAGTACCCTTTTCCTCCTAAATCAGGTGGATGACTCTGAGATATTGGCCTTCTCCTTGGCACGGATCAGAGCTTCTATGaccttttttattgtttttccttctttgCTCCACAGACTGATCAAG ATTACTGTTCATTTGTGGGCAACTGGGAGAGGAACTCTATCATCTCTATCCTTTCTCATCATACAGGATGTGGCATCTTTGTGTCGCTCTGATTACTTCGACACCTGCTTTGTTAAGACATATAAAGCGTTCTTGGGTCATTGCCAATTTGTGGAGCCTAGTTTGTTCCAACACATAGAATTTTTAAGAAATTCCATTATTGACCTATGCTCCGTTGATGTTCAGAAAGCATCTAGCAAAGTGTTGGTGTGtatccaacaactttctaaaATAATGCAGCAGGGTCTACGGACAAAGTCGAAG GAAGCAGTCAAGAAAATATGCAGTTGGCAATACACTAGTTGCATTGATCTCTGGGTAATGTTTGTATCAGCTAACGTACAGGACTATGATCTTCAGCAATCACTCTATATGCTCATTCAGATTATAAATGGAGTGGCTGTGTTGTTTTCTGGACCAAGATATTTGCCTCTGAGGATCAAATGCATTCAATGGTTGAATCATCTATCCTTTTCCAGTGGCATTTTCATTCCTGTTGTCTCTTTTGTGTTGGACATCTTAGAATATAAAATAAGCAAGGATGGCGCGAAACCTGAGAAAGCTTTGAACCAGCTATCTTCCGTCAAG CTTCCAAAGCATTGGCTAAAGTCAAGGAACTTCCAAGAACAGTGTGCTCTGTCTGCTATCGAATTGCTTTCAGCGCACTTGTCTCAGTGGAGCCATCATATATCTTTTCCGGATCTTGCAACTATTCCACTCATTTGCCTGAAGAAGTTTCATGATACAACTACTATAGAAAGTTCCAAACGTGTAGTGAAGCGGTTCATTGACCAG GTGGAGCAGAACATTGAATTTGTTCGGAAGAAGAGAGATGAGTCAGCCTTTTCACCAACAGATCAGCAATCTGCAGATTTATTTCTTCAG CATGAAAAGCAAATTGGCAATACTCCATTTACACAATATTACAAAAGCATCATGGACAAGGCTGCTTCTAGAAACTTTACTCTGAATGAAAAG TTCTCTGAAGCAAAGgaactaaagaaaatgaaaaggaaaatgCAAGTGCCTCAAAATAACAGTTTACCAGGAGATAAAAGCAAACAtccagagaaaagaaaaggcatGGCTGATATCAATGCtgggagaaaaagaaagatgaagaaggaAGCTACTGAAGGCCAAGTCGTCTGA
- the LOC126789009 gene encoding protein BIC2-like, whose amino-acid sequence MKRTHYSFMEENLNSNVNNTANQINLPAFPGKRSKHCGRGHNELVGSQNMSTAECSGRERLKRHQDEVAGHVMIPDSWGKEELLKDWIDYSQFDALLVPTGLSSAREALAIEGRRRASKLASQRVMRIEGRC is encoded by the coding sequence ATGAAGAGAACCCATTACTCATTCATGGAGGAAAATCTCAACAGCAATGTTAACAACACCGCCAACCAGATCAATCTTCCTGCCTTCCCCGGGAAAAGAAGCAAACACTGCGGCCGCGGCCACAACGAGCTTGTGGGTTCACAGAACATGTCTACGGCAGAGTGCTCGGGACGCGAGAGGCTGAAGAGACACCAGGACGAGGTGGCCGGGCATGTGATGATACCGGATTCATGGGGGAAGGAGGAGCTGCTCAAGGATTGGATCGATTACTCTCAGTTTGATGCGCTGCTAGTTCCGACAGGGCTCAGCTCGGCTCGGGAAGCACTTGCTATAGAAGGACGTCGTCGAGCAAGTAAATTAGCCTCTCAAAGAGTCATGAGGATAGAGGGTAGGTGTTGA